One Candidatus Paceibacterota bacterium genomic window carries:
- a CDS encoding pilin, with amino-acid sequence MMKKDIFKKIIALTYLTFLLFGFLTPARHIFAEDTPKDATYQLLAPLPDPEGGNDIEINDPTHPEALSDYLNVMIKLIIGICAVLAVVMIVMGGIEYMTSELISSKAAGKDRIMHAIFGLILALGAWTILNTINPKLLDSSLSSLKNVTVEVTAQNFALSPSTYIVPLGGKGQASGTNCDENAVAAANAGLSNAQIHTLACIGGIESGCKSVKNYAWGNGSSAYGPFQITLQGNAGCFTSQVCRDAGAPPYPPGCAAGFQNGNPKPGSPIVEQCKNAANNFNCSVSAAACLIKKRPNYGDWNANSNLSKCL; translated from the coding sequence ATGATGAAGAAAGATATATTTAAAAAAATAATAGCCTTAACATATCTAACATTTTTATTATTTGGATTTCTTACTCCTGCTCGCCATATTTTCGCAGAAGATACTCCCAAAGATGCAACCTATCAACTTTTAGCTCCGCTTCCTGATCCAGAAGGAGGAAATGATATTGAGATTAATGATCCTACACATCCTGAAGCCCTAAGTGATTATTTAAACGTAATGATAAAGCTCATTATAGGCATCTGCGCTGTCTTGGCAGTGGTAATGATCGTAATGGGTGGCATTGAATATATGACGAGCGAATTGATTTCAAGTAAAGCAGCGGGTAAAGACAGAATTATGCATGCAATTTTTGGTCTTATTTTAGCCCTTGGCGCTTGGACGATTCTCAATACCATAAATCCTAAATTACTCGATAGTAGTTTATCGAGTTTAAAAAATGTGACAGTGGAGGTAACTGCACAAAATTTTGCACTCTCTCCTTCAACGTATATTGTTCCCCTCGGTGGAAAAGGACAAGCAAGTGGTACAAACTGTGATGAAAATGCAGTTGCTGCGGCAAACGCCGGTCTTAGTAATGCTCAAATACATACACTCGCTTGCATAGGTGGAATAGAAAGCGGTTGTAAATCAGTCAAAAACTACGCTTGGGGGAATGGGTCCTCTGCGTATGGACCTTTCCAGATAACATTACAAGGGAATGCTGGATGTTTTACAAGCCAGGTTTGCCGCGACGCCGGAGCACCGCCTTATCCGCCTGGTTGTGCCGCCGGATTCCAAAATGGTAATCCTAAACCTGGTTCTCCGATTGTGGAACAATGCAAGAACGCTGCTAATAATTTTAATTGCAGTGTCTCGGCTGCCGCATGTTTAATAAAAAAGAGACCGAACTATGGCGACTGGAACGCGAACAGCAATCTTTCAAAGTGCCTATAA
- a CDS encoding YidC/Oxa1 family membrane protein insertase → MLTNIWNTVLYQPLLNALAFLVSVVPGGDVGVAVIVLTILVKIILFPLSQKSIESQAEMSILTPEINKIKASGASKEEQAKQTFELYKKHNTNPFSGCLLVLIQIPVIFALYYVFFKGINFESGLLYSFVKVPTHINMIFLGFLDITKKSLVLAILAGVSQYLQAHFMPKPVLSSGNDKASFSDSFAKSMSVQMKYVFPFIIALVAYSISGAVALYWITSNLFMVGQQIYVKREKNFKIVIR, encoded by the coding sequence ATGCTTACAAATATTTGGAATACCGTTTTATATCAACCACTTTTAAACGCTTTGGCTTTTTTGGTGTCTGTTGTCCCTGGCGGAGACGTGGGGGTGGCAGTTATAGTTCTTACCATTCTTGTTAAAATTATTCTCTTTCCTTTATCCCAGAAATCCATTGAAAGTCAGGCAGAAATGAGCATTTTAACTCCCGAGATTAATAAAATAAAAGCCAGTGGCGCTTCCAAAGAAGAACAAGCAAAACAAACATTCGAATTATACAAAAAACACAATACTAATCCTTTTTCAGGGTGTCTTTTGGTTTTGATCCAAATTCCAGTTATTTTTGCCTTATATTACGTCTTTTTCAAAGGTATAAACTTTGAAAGCGGATTGCTTTATTCTTTTGTTAAAGTTCCCACTCATATAAATATGATTTTTCTTGGTTTCCTTGATATAACTAAAAAAAGTTTAGTTTTAGCAATTTTAGCTGGTGTTTCTCAATATTTACAAGCGCACTTTATGCCTAAACCTGTTCTTTCTTCAGGAAATGACAAAGCTTCTTTTTCTGATAGTTTTGCTAAAAGCATGAGCGTGCAAATGAAATACGTTTTTCCGTTCATTATTGCTTTAGTCGCTTATAGTATTTCTGGAGCAGTAGCGCTTTATTGGATTACCAGCAATCTTTTTATGGTAGGCCAGCAGATTTATGTAAAAAGAGAGAAAAATTTCAAAATTGTGATCCGATAG
- the yidD gene encoding membrane protein insertion efficiency factor YidD, protein MNPVRSKSPQGDCSTRLLARAASNGINFYQKNISIFLKANTCVFYPSCSEYTKQAIEKYGAWKGIYLGLKRILRCHPWQKNHIDSVK, encoded by the coding sequence ATTAATCCCGTTAGAAGCAAGTCGCCCCAGGGTGACTGTAGCACTCGCTTACTAGCGAGGGCGGCTTCTAACGGGATTAATTTTTATCAAAAAAACATTTCAATTTTTTTGAAAGCGAACACTTGTGTTTTTTATCCATCTTGTTCTGAATACACCAAACAAGCGATAGAAAAATATGGCGCATGGAAAGGAATTTATTTAGGGTTGAAACGCATTCTGCGTTGCCATCCTTGGCAAAAAAATCACATTGATTCTGTGAAGTAA
- a CDS encoding ribonuclease P protein component yields the protein MLPKKNRVSTKEVDKIFKEGRFLISPSFTFKYTQNPNKEVKISFIAPKSVAKLAVKRNLLRRRGYTALSKYIDQFPLGIMGVFVFKKYQASPVGLQPRDDISAIENEIKTILSKLN from the coding sequence ATGCTACCTAAAAAGAATAGAGTAAGCACTAAAGAAGTCGATAAAATCTTTAAAGAAGGAAGATTTCTTATTTCTCCCAGTTTTACTTTTAAATACACCCAAAACCCCAATAAAGAAGTAAAAATTTCCTTTATTGCGCCAAAAAGTGTAGCCAAACTCGCTGTTAAGAGAAATTTACTGCGACGTCGAGGCTATACAGCTTTATCTAAATACATAGACCAGTTCCCTCTCGGAATCATGGGAGTCTTTGTTTTTAAAAAATATCAAGCTTCGCCCGTAGGGCTACAGCCGAGGGACGATATCTCTGCTATAGAAAATGAAATTAAAACAATTCTTTCAAAACTTAATTAA
- the rpmH gene encoding 50S ribosomal protein L34 codes for MSVTYQPKKRKRARAHGFLVRSRIKTGKKVLKRRRQKGRKKLSV; via the coding sequence ATGTCAGTTACATACCAACCTAAAAAAAGAAAAAGAGCCAGAGCTCACGGGTTCTTGGTTAGATCTAGAATAAAAACAGGAAAGAAGGTCTTAAAAAGAAGACGTCAAAAGGGCAGAAAAAAACTCAGTGTTTAA
- the dnaA gene encoding chromosomal replication initiator protein DnaA yields the protein MNTNQLWKSCLLKIESDMSKANFSTWFKNTSIAKEENGIVYIGVPNEFVRDWLINKYHKLITKTIAENYENMRAVEYVITKIENSKQETITSETIEKELPLRDLYINPENNLNPRYHFNSFIVGTFNELAYAAAQAIIESPGTKYNPFFIYGGTGLGKTHLIQAVGNSVKDKYPHKKVHYMTLEKFATDFINSLQSNKANSFKEKYRKYDLLIIDDIQFIGKMEKIQEELFHTFNTFYENNKQIIFSSDKHPNYIPELADRLKSRFAAGMIVDVTEPEYESRLAIIKVRLREFNIVLDEDVIEYVASSIQGNIRELEGILNLIICQYRLKNKAPALPEVKNLLKNSMKPKKNIAIKDVVKIVAEYYKLEEMSIYEKTRKKEIVKTRQVIMYLLREDFSVSYPLIGQKLGGKDHTTVMHSCVKIKEDLKNDPQLIQELEQIRILFK from the coding sequence ATGAACACAAATCAATTGTGGAAAAGCTGTTTGCTAAAAATTGAGTCTGATATGTCTAAGGCAAATTTTAGCACTTGGTTTAAAAATACCTCTATTGCAAAAGAAGAAAACGGGATTGTTTATATAGGAGTGCCAAATGAATTTGTTCGTGATTGGCTTATAAATAAATATCATAAGCTTATAACCAAAACCATAGCTGAAAATTATGAAAATATGCGCGCGGTGGAATATGTAATTACAAAAATAGAAAATTCTAAACAAGAAACAATAACAAGCGAAACTATAGAAAAAGAACTACCTTTGAGAGATTTATATATTAATCCGGAGAATAATCTAAATCCTCGCTACCATTTCAACTCTTTCATCGTGGGAACTTTCAATGAACTCGCCTATGCGGCAGCTCAGGCAATCATAGAGTCTCCGGGGACTAAATATAATCCATTTTTTATTTACGGCGGTACTGGTCTCGGAAAAACTCACTTAATTCAAGCTGTAGGAAATTCAGTAAAAGACAAATATCCCCATAAGAAAGTGCATTATATGACTCTGGAAAAATTCGCGACAGATTTTATAAACTCCCTTCAGAGTAATAAGGCAAATTCTTTCAAAGAAAAATACCGCAAATATGATCTTTTGATCATAGATGATATTCAATTTATCGGTAAAATGGAAAAAATTCAAGAAGAACTTTTCCACACATTTAATACTTTTTATGAAAACAATAAGCAAATTATTTTTTCCTCTGATAAGCACCCTAATTACATTCCAGAACTAGCAGATCGTTTAAAATCACGTTTTGCTGCAGGAATGATAGTAGATGTCACTGAGCCGGAATACGAGTCTCGCCTTGCGATTATAAAAGTAAGGCTTCGTGAATTTAATATAGTCTTAGATGAAGATGTAATTGAATATGTCGCGTCATCTATCCAAGGGAATATCCGTGAACTTGAAGGGATCCTGAATCTTATTATTTGCCAATATCGCCTTAAAAATAAGGCTCCGGCACTGCCTGAAGTCAAAAATTTGTTGAAAAATAGTATGAAACCAAAAAAGAATATAGCAATAAAAGATGTCGTAAAAATTGTGGCTGAGTATTATAAACTAGAAGAAATGTCTATATATGAAAAAACTAGAAAAAAAGAAATCGTAAAAACTAGACAAGTTATAATGTATCTGCTTCGAGAAGATTTCAGTGTCTCTTATCCACTCATAGGGCAAAAATTAGGTGGAAAAGATCATACTACAGTGATGCATTCGTGTGTAAAAATAAAAGAAGATTTAAAAAATGATCCGCAATTAATACAAGAATTGGAACAAATAAGAATTTTGTTTAAATAA
- the dnaN gene encoding DNA polymerase III subunit beta, giving the protein MKLECGVEKIKNAISQVERITGKNLTLPILSSILLIASKNSLKLRSTNLNLGIEVEIPVKIEKEGTLAISGSILNAVFSNVSQNENVFFEDIDGNLLIKTKKSQIKLKSQPCEDFPTIPKVTGNSFEIESSKLIDGIKAVYYSSSVSDIKPEISSVYIYTNEDNLIFVSTDSFRLAEKKVKVKGLDEISGIILPYKNIGEILKVFGEIKGNIKVCFNKNQISFSSDRVYLTSRIIDGIFPDYRQIIPKDSITEVVVLKQDLLNALKLSNVFSDKFNQVNLKVAPKEKVFELSSANNDIGENKTYLDAVIKGENAELSFNYKYFLDCFQSINTDSVSIKLSGHSRAMVISPVSDPSFTYLIMPMNR; this is encoded by the coding sequence ATGAAACTAGAATGCGGAGTGGAAAAAATTAAAAACGCAATTTCTCAAGTAGAAAGAATTACTGGAAAAAATTTAACTTTGCCGATCCTGAGTTCGATTTTACTAATTGCTTCCAAAAATTCACTAAAACTAAGATCCACAAATTTAAATCTTGGAATTGAAGTCGAAATTCCTGTAAAAATAGAAAAAGAAGGTACTTTAGCCATTTCTGGTTCTATATTAAACGCTGTTTTTTCTAATGTTTCTCAAAATGAAAATGTGTTTTTTGAAGATATAGACGGGAATTTATTGATTAAAACCAAAAAAAGCCAAATAAAACTAAAAAGCCAGCCTTGTGAAGATTTTCCAACAATTCCAAAAGTCACCGGGAATAGTTTTGAAATAGAATCAAGCAAATTGATCGATGGTATAAAAGCAGTTTATTATAGTTCTTCTGTTTCAGATATAAAACCTGAGATTTCAAGTGTTTATATATATACCAATGAGGATAATTTAATTTTTGTTTCCACAGATTCTTTTAGATTAGCTGAGAAGAAAGTAAAAGTAAAAGGTCTAGACGAAATTAGCGGAATTATTCTACCGTATAAAAACATAGGAGAAATATTAAAAGTTTTTGGAGAAATTAAGGGTAATATAAAAGTGTGTTTTAATAAAAATCAAATTTCTTTTTCATCCGATAGGGTATATTTAACATCTAGAATAATTGACGGTATTTTTCCTGATTATAGGCAGATTATCCCCAAAGATTCTATTACAGAGGTAGTGGTATTAAAACAGGATTTATTGAATGCTTTAAAACTTTCTAATGTTTTTTCAGATAAATTTAATCAAGTAAACCTTAAAGTCGCACCAAAAGAAAAAGTTTTTGAACTTTCTTCCGCTAATAATGATATTGGAGAAAATAAAACATATTTAGATGCAGTAATAAAAGGAGAAAACGCCGAACTTAGTTTTAATTACAAATATTTTCTAGACTGTTTCCAATCAATAAACACTGATAGTGTTTCTATAAAATTGTCCGGACATTCTCGTGCCATGGTTATCTCTCCTGTTTCTGATCCATCTTTTACTTATCTTATAATGCCAATGAATAGATGA
- a CDS encoding PBP1A family penicillin-binding protein: protein MFLDSNTFSAIIRPMWRKLKKLYKNKRLFRNILLLSGGLFIFLFGILVILLSSLRIPDFHAFEARKIMNSTQIYDRTGEILLYDIHQDIKRTEIPFEQMGSNIKNATVAIEDAQFYTHGGVKITSTIRALFSNIFHIGIGGGGSTITQQLVKNTLLTTNRSYIRKIKEWVLAIKIDNSMPKDKILEAYLNEIPYGGTVYGIQTASKTYFNKNAVDLTIAEAAYLASIPNSPSKLSPYGKNRASLDARKNLVLSRELELGFITKEEYDQAKSEVVTFAPQAIMGIRAPHFVFWIKDYLEQKYGTDVVENGGLKVTTTLNADLQDKAEQIVKDGALQNEKDWNGSNAGLVAEDPKTGQILAMVGSRDYFDKNIDGNFNITTATRQPGSSFKPFIYATAFNKGFTPNTVLFDLPTEFQSTCNAYGKALPGHNQSDCYMPDNYDGKFRGPMSLRDALAQSINIIAVKLFYLAGLSDSLKTAENMGIGTLKDINQYGLTLVIGGGEVSLLDMTSAYGVFANNGIKNSYTGILKVEDSHGKVLEEFQPKTQEILPKNTALTISNILSDEKARQPTFGVHSVLYIPNRDVAVKTGTTNNNKDAWTIGYSPSIVVGVWAGNNDNKPMKKGGAAVAGPIWNKFMTTALATLPNETFEKPDLSTDPTKVKPVLRGQWLGNENFFIDKISGLLATPNTPKETMQEKVITNVHSILYWVDRNNILGPSPSNPNNDYQFSHWEIPIQNWWAQNKGKYPITTWGEKPTASDNVHTLSSKPKVLILEPNDTTNYSPDQKINLKISSSGVYPLQRIDVFINGVYLETIKSPFNFSFIPNELEAVQGDNELKLISYDTVSNSNETNLTFKVSL from the coding sequence ATGTTTCTGGATTCTAACACATTTTCTGCTATAATTCGACCAATGTGGAGGAAATTGAAAAAGTTGTATAAAAACAAAAGATTGTTCAGAAATATACTACTGTTGAGCGGCGGTCTTTTTATTTTTTTATTTGGAATACTTGTTATTTTACTATCTTCTTTGAGAATCCCTGATTTCCATGCTTTTGAAGCAAGAAAAATTATGAATTCTACCCAGATATACGATCGCACAGGAGAAATTTTACTTTATGACATCCACCAAGATATAAAAAGAACTGAAATACCTTTTGAACAAATGGGTTCAAATATAAAAAATGCAACAGTTGCTATAGAAGATGCCCAATTTTACACTCATGGCGGGGTTAAGATAACTTCCACGATTAGAGCTCTTTTTTCCAACATCTTTCACATTGGGATAGGCGGAGGCGGTTCGACTATAACTCAGCAATTGGTAAAAAATACTCTTTTAACAACAAATCGAAGCTATATCCGAAAAATAAAAGAATGGGTTTTGGCAATCAAGATAGATAACTCTATGCCAAAGGATAAAATCCTCGAGGCTTATTTAAATGAAATTCCCTATGGGGGAACTGTTTATGGCATACAAACCGCCAGTAAAACTTATTTCAATAAAAACGCAGTTGATTTAACGATAGCGGAAGCTGCTTATTTGGCATCTATTCCAAATTCTCCATCGAAACTTTCTCCGTATGGAAAAAACAGGGCCAGTCTGGATGCTCGAAAAAATTTAGTGCTCTCTAGAGAATTAGAACTTGGGTTTATTACAAAAGAAGAATACGACCAAGCAAAGAGCGAAGTGGTGACTTTTGCTCCGCAAGCTATTATGGGTATCAGAGCGCCGCATTTTGTTTTTTGGATCAAGGATTATTTGGAGCAAAAATACGGGACTGATGTAGTGGAAAATGGCGGACTGAAAGTTACTACCACCCTAAATGCGGATTTACAAGACAAGGCAGAACAAATTGTAAAAGATGGAGCATTACAAAACGAAAAAGATTGGAATGGGAGCAATGCGGGACTGGTAGCGGAAGACCCAAAAACAGGACAAATTTTAGCAATGGTAGGCTCTAGAGATTATTTTGATAAAAACATAGATGGAAATTTCAACATAACGACTGCCACTCGACAGCCTGGATCGTCTTTTAAGCCTTTTATTTATGCTACGGCCTTCAATAAGGGCTTTACTCCGAACACTGTGTTGTTTGACCTGCCAACAGAATTTCAATCAACCTGTAACGCTTATGGAAAAGCTCTCCCAGGACACAATCAAAGTGATTGTTATATGCCAGACAATTATGATGGAAAATTTCGCGGACCAATGAGTCTGCGAGATGCATTGGCCCAATCAATCAACATTATCGCGGTAAAACTTTTCTACTTAGCTGGACTTTCTGATTCTCTAAAAACAGCAGAAAATATGGGTATCGGTACTTTAAAAGATATAAATCAGTATGGTCTTACTCTTGTTATTGGAGGCGGGGAAGTTTCGCTTTTAGATATGACCTCAGCTTATGGGGTATTTGCAAACAACGGCATAAAAAATTCATACACTGGGATATTGAAGGTTGAAGATTCTCATGGCAAAGTCTTAGAAGAATTTCAACCTAAAACCCAAGAAATTTTACCCAAAAATACCGCTTTAACTATTTCAAATATTCTTTCAGATGAAAAAGCTCGCCAACCGACTTTTGGAGTACATTCTGTTTTGTATATTCCCAACAGAGATGTAGCAGTTAAAACTGGAACTACAAATAACAACAAGGACGCCTGGACTATTGGGTATTCCCCGTCTATTGTGGTGGGTGTTTGGGCTGGAAATAATGACAATAAGCCAATGAAAAAGGGAGGCGCGGCAGTGGCAGGGCCGATTTGGAATAAATTTATGACCACCGCCCTCGCAACACTTCCAAATGAAACGTTTGAAAAACCAGATCTTAGTACCGACCCGACTAAAGTAAAACCTGTTCTCCGAGGACAATGGCTCGGAAATGAAAACTTTTTTATAGATAAAATTTCTGGTCTTTTAGCCACTCCTAATACCCCAAAAGAAACTATGCAGGAAAAAGTAATAACAAATGTACATTCAATTTTATATTGGGTGGATCGAAATAACATTTTAGGGCCATCGCCATCGAATCCAAATAATGATTACCAATTCAGCCATTGGGAAATACCAATACAGAATTGGTGGGCCCAAAATAAAGGGAAATATCCAATAACAACTTGGGGTGAAAAACCAACTGCATCTGATAATGTGCACACTCTCTCATCAAAACCAAAAGTTTTGATTTTGGAACCAAATGATACGACAAATTATTCACCGGATCAAAAAATAAATTTAAAAATTTCAAGTTCTGGAGTTTATCCTTTACAAAGGATAGATGTTTTTATAAATGGAGTTTATTTAGAAACCATAAAATCTCCTTTTAATTTTTCCTTCATACCAAATGAATTGGAAGCCGTGCAAGGTGATAATGAATTGAAATTGATTTCTTATGATACTGTTTCAAATAGCAATGAAACTAATTTGACCTTTAAAGTAAGCCTGTAG
- the tyrS gene encoding tyrosine--tRNA ligase yields the protein MKIITDEKKIDEILTRGVEDVFVKEDLRKKLLSGKRLRIKLGIDPTSPFIHLGRAVTLLKLKAFQDLGHHIVLIIGDFTAKIGDPSDKLEKRPMLTDKQIKSNLKKYLEQISLILDMKNVEVRYNSEWLKGMSIPEIGQLLECFTVQQMTKRRNFKKRLDAGEDVFMVEFMYPALQGYDSVAVKADVEIGGFDQLFNLKAGRIVQRRYGQKEQDIMVLSMLEGTDGRKMSSSWGNIISVIDSPDEMFGKIMSLKDELITKYFLLTTDMSLEEINKVEDSLKNGENPMKFKKILAKKIISFYHSKKDAEKAEENFVNTFQKKEIPEEMEEIKCEKGDFLSEVLVKNKILASKGEWRRLVEGNAIHDLTKHSNITDQNIKISENLTLKIGKKRFVKIVLK from the coding sequence ATGAAGATAATTACAGATGAAAAAAAAATAGATGAAATTTTAACACGAGGGGTGGAAGATGTTTTTGTAAAAGAAGATTTAAGAAAAAAACTTCTTTCTGGAAAACGATTAAGAATTAAGCTTGGGATTGATCCAACTAGTCCTTTTATTCATCTCGGCAGAGCGGTAACACTTCTCAAACTTAAGGCTTTTCAAGACTTAGGTCATCATATCGTTCTCATTATCGGTGATTTTACTGCAAAAATTGGAGACCCTTCAGATAAATTAGAAAAAAGACCAATGCTAACTGATAAACAAATAAAAAGCAATTTAAAAAAATATCTAGAACAAATTTCTCTCATCTTGGATATGAAAAATGTGGAAGTCAGATATAACTCAGAATGGTTGAAAGGAATGAGTATACCGGAAATAGGTCAACTTTTGGAATGTTTTACTGTTCAGCAAATGACAAAAAGAAGAAATTTCAAAAAAAGATTAGATGCAGGTGAAGATGTTTTTATGGTTGAGTTTATGTATCCTGCTTTACAGGGCTACGATAGCGTAGCTGTTAAAGCAGATGTTGAAATTGGCGGATTTGATCAGCTTTTCAATTTAAAAGCTGGAAGAATAGTTCAAAGAAGATACGGCCAAAAAGAACAAGATATTATGGTTCTCTCAATGCTTGAAGGAACAGACGGGCGCAAAATGTCTTCGTCTTGGGGAAATATAATTTCTGTTATTGATTCTCCGGACGAAATGTTTGGGAAAATTATGTCTTTAAAAGATGAACTTATTACTAAATATTTTTTACTTACAACAGATATGAGTTTAGAAGAGATAAATAAAGTAGAAGATTCTTTAAAAAACGGAGAAAATCCGATGAAGTTCAAAAAAATACTAGCAAAAAAAATTATTTCTTTTTATCATTCTAAAAAAGATGCTGAAAAAGCCGAAGAGAATTTTGTGAATACTTTTCAGAAAAAGGAGATTCCAGAGGAAATGGAAGAAATAAAATGCGAAAAGGGAGATTTTTTGAGCGAGGTTTTGGTGAAAAATAAAATTTTAGCTTCCAAAGGAGAATGGCGAAGGCTTGTAGAAGGGAATGCAATTCATGATTTAACCAAACACAGCAATATCACTGATCAAAATATAAAAATATCAGAAAATCTAACACTTAAAATTGGAAAGAAAAGATTTGTAAAAATAGTTCTTAAATAA
- a CDS encoding crossover junction endodeoxyribonuclease RuvC: MMILGIDPGYERLGIAVLERTTEATCPSGRRGLQGKEKVIFSKCFKTPAKLEFSERLHLIGTEVNKVISKYKPEILAIETLFLNTNHKTVMKVAEARGVVIYEASCAGLKIFEASPPQIKIATTGYGKANKEQIIKMVKILVDIDKIKTSDDELDAIAIALTAFAHIKF, encoded by the coding sequence ATGATGATTTTAGGGATAGATCCAGGATATGAGCGATTGGGAATAGCAGTGCTAGAACGAACCACTGAGGCAACCTGCCCATCCGGCAGGCGGGGACTTCAGGGTAAGGAAAAAGTAATTTTTTCCAAATGTTTTAAGACTCCGGCTAAATTAGAATTTAGTGAGCGTTTACATTTAATAGGCACAGAGGTCAATAAAGTAATTAGCAAATACAAACCAGAAATTTTAGCTATTGAAACTTTATTTTTAAATACTAATCATAAGACAGTGATGAAGGTCGCTGAAGCGCGCGGAGTAGTGATATACGAAGCCTCCTGTGCAGGACTAAAAATATTTGAAGCTTCTCCTCCCCAAATAAAAATTGCCACTACTGGCTATGGAAAAGCCAACAAAGAACAAATAATAAAAATGGTAAAAATTTTGGTGGATATAGATAAAATAAAAACATCTGATGATGAATTGGATGCTATCGCTATAGCTCTGACAGCCTTTGCACACATAAAGTTTTAG
- the ruvB gene encoding Holliday junction branch migration DNA helicase RuvB yields MNKDIKKETTDDSFLDQTLRPTKWNEYIGQKHIKDNVKILLRAALERGHTPEHILFYGPPGLGKTTLAHLIAKETGRQMKITSGPAIEKVGDLASILTNLASGDILFIDEIHRLNKMVEEILYPAMESGVLDIIIGKGPSARTIQLDLPPFTLIAATTRVAMVSSPLRSRFSGGVFRLEFYSNEEIGEIVKRSSNLLKIVLDEDALKEIAKRSRFTPRTANYFLKRCRDFAQVYEKNNKKLLNQKTVRDALNMLAIDDIGLNSSDRKFLEILIEKFNGGPVGLKTIAAAMSEEEATVEEVIEPYLIQLGLLERTARGRIATNKAYEHLDFDVKKNQEKLL; encoded by the coding sequence ATGAATAAAGACATAAAAAAAGAAACAACAGATGACTCTTTTCTAGATCAGACTCTCCGCCCCACGAAGTGGAATGAATATATCGGCCAAAAACACATAAAAGACAATGTAAAAATCTTGTTGCGGGCGGCTCTTGAACGCGGACACACCCCCGAACACATTCTTTTTTACGGACCTCCAGGATTGGGAAAAACTACCTTAGCGCATTTAATTGCCAAAGAGACAGGCAGACAGATGAAAATCACTTCTGGTCCGGCAATTGAAAAAGTTGGCGACTTGGCTTCCATCCTGACAAATTTAGCGTCTGGCGATATTCTTTTTATCGACGAAATTCATCGGCTCAATAAAATGGTTGAGGAAATACTTTACCCTGCGATGGAGTCCGGGGTTTTAGATATTATCATCGGCAAAGGTCCTTCGGCGCGCACCATCCAGCTCGACTTGCCACCTTTTACTTTGATCGCGGCGACTACCAGAGTAGCAATGGTTTCTTCTCCGCTTCGTTCCCGTTTCTCCGGCGGAGTTTTTAGATTGGAATTTTATTCCAATGAAGAAATTGGAGAAATAGTAAAAAGATCAAGCAATCTTTTAAAAATAGTTTTAGATGAAGATGCTCTAAAAGAAATAGCCAAGAGAAGCAGATTTACTCCCCGCACAGCAAATTACTTTTTGAAACGCTGTCGGGATTTTGCTCAGGTATATGAGAAGAATAATAAAAAACTTTTGAACCAGAAAACCGTGAGAGATGCGCTAAATATGCTCGCCATTGATGATATCGGCTTGAATTCTTCTGATAGAAAATTTTTAGAAATATTAATTGAGAAATTTAATGGCGGACCAGTGGGGTTGAAAACTATTGCTGCGGCAATGTCGGAAGAAGAAGCGACCGTAGAAGAAGTCATCGAGCCATATCTAATCCAGCTAGGTTTACTAGAGCGCACCGCCCGCGGAAGAATAGCCACAAATAAAGCTTATGAGCATTTGGATTTTGATGTTAAGAAAAATCAAGAAAAATTATTATGA